Proteins from a single region of Runella sp. SP2:
- a CDS encoding T9SS type A sorting domain-containing protein: MKKLFILLCLLLVGINRTVLVFGQTMCVNLSLLGTSDFTRSIAMSGANTGGLAPLSIYSGSAIIDASPALAVTRYVRPGGNDSNTGTSWAQAYQTLQKAIEVAVAGDQIWLASGTYYPTKDNAGNIPDNGQLKTFFINKDIAIYGGFNGTESSLSQRNWRTNIAILSGDVGTVGDDADNAYHVVYIQGVSAAMRLDGVAVTKGNANGGDANDFSNPAVSGIGGGVFVYATGGITSAPTINNCRLYDNQASGGGGAGAASKVSGSSTPTFTNCLFENNIASRHGGAVLSMADGDFSGTPFSTPVFEHCTFYNNNASLSKKVGYSNALQGGGSTASFIKCILWGDPTGDCLGTASFSAIRLENSLSKGGCTFGLTCVGTVLNTDPLFVNAAGGDLRLAVNSPAIDGPGGEYFTSAPAEKDYNNNNRPIGCYDYGAFETATSTATVVTCYQDMDGDGYGIAGVTKQFCTSCGEGWADNALDCDDNQNADLPYSLNQSGTFSPVAGTGTSVTLGDDAVSSTLPIGFTFSFFGNSYTDFAISSNGFITFSPFSSGCCSGQSIPNTSSPNNLIALAWDDLDPSAGGSINYFTTGSAPNRKLIVNYVGIPIAGSSSPNVTSQIILYETSNLIEIHSTNINGVDPATMGIENASGTIALAVPGRNRAAWSATNDYVAFVPVTTGQFITTFYRDMDGDGFGNPSITQTACTQPSGYVTNNTDCNDNNALEKPGQVWYKDTDNDNYAETGAATITQCLRPLGYKVSTELLATSGDCNDNNSAIRPGTTEICDGIDNNCNGSTDEGCNPDYTITTTGGGIIITDAVGNGETLNVSQNSTNIRFDVTGRTYSLNGGTTLSFPADVALAGASSITVNNAAGNDIINVGTFTANLPSLTINGGTGDDEVIFNGDITFAANANLDLDLQNDDLNPGVDAVRVALNANVKLTGTGTATVKVSKNVQIFTGGSLETVDGNLLVEANQQSTATSGTFYGVLISGTGSLLQSTGNGSVTVKGTGGNNPGGDQLGVFVTGGGQIHGNTVNVVGKGGASGGEFCSGVIISGTSSITSSGGNVSVTGTGGSGANSYGIDITGLGLISTATNGGNLSLIANSMNIQASLSTNSVSTLWLRPFTAGMQINLGSSTDPTSGPLSLSDAELDRMTTGTLIIGDATAGAISFSSGGVTRPASTNVQLISGGDINVSFGGFNTGGGTLLLDPGSSPAAIKPTFNGTDVTASTLTLGGDLNISINGTGSAYSQLKVVGGVNLSGSNLVLSGTPTLVGGETFVIVDNDGTDAISSTFSNFSQGATLSNFLNSGLNARISYTGGTNNNDVVITVDCVSPATPIVGTITQPTCALATGSVALSGLPSSGTWTLTRNPGSITSTGSGSATTVSGLASGTYTFTVTNDAGCVSLASGNVEINSQPSTPSAPVVGTITQPTCSTPTGSVVLSGLPSSGQWTLTRNPGSATSTGTGATTTVSGLASGTYTFTVTNDAGCVSLVSGNVEINSQPSTPSAPVVGTITQPTCTTPTGSVVLSGLPSSGTWTLTRNPGSVTSTGSGSATTVSGLASGIYTFTVTNDAGCTSLASGNVEINSQPSTPNAPVVGTITQPTCALATGSVALSGLPSSGQWTLTRNPGSVTSTGTGATTTVSGLASGIYTFTVTNDAGCVSLASGNVEINSQPSTPSAPVVGTITQPTCSTPTGSVVLSGLPSSGQWTLTRNPGSVTSAGSGSVTTVSGLSSGTYTFTVTNDAGCTSVASGNVEINSQPLTPSAPVAGTITQPTCALATGSVALSGLPSSGQWTLTRNPGSVTSTGSGSATTVSGLVLGTYTFTVTNDAGCVSLASGNVEINSQPLTPSAPVAGTITQPTCALATGSVALSGLPSSGQWTLTRNPGSVTSTGSGSATTVSGLSSGTYTFTVTNDAGCTSVASGNVEINSQPSTPSAPVTGTITQPTCALATGSVALSGLPSSGTWTLTRNPGSVTSTGTGATTTVSGLSSGIYTFTVTNDAGCVSLASGDVDIIAPPSNVSITTAASSPICAGATSFTIPYTGTTGSPISYSITGTGITSVTNGLLTSTPIVVNLSGPATGNLITYTLTVSNAGGCVSPNVTGSVAVVGPPTISLTTLQQTLNEGNSQVLCDTDANPVNGLQFTVSGSCVVGSPVWRVQVGNGAWSNWSATAPVSQPSNNQLHRYQAACDANCASTYSGVIELTINNRASVPQNVSLMVDGVTVAVGETKEVCSLVNMPLTFNANCSTGEVVLYSVDGGEYSAGVPVGLVDNQFHNYRVRCRKSDGTPSCVESESGVMRLKLVTIPSAPTVSLSSTASCDATASFSGQSTCGSLRTVWYNATTNVALPSLPATVPSQTTSYYARCQTENGCVSEKSNVVTFTLTPTQVAPVITASQEIVCTGTTVTVSANCPAGSQTFWNTGVTAPSFEVAFNNVTKQTYWAKCLFEGGCQSVESMKKDIYWNAFVVTLINIGESKSAVKPANDKSLWTSQFITRDGGPELEQSTQVNPTLYYVENANKMAPRYWTINVEACGLSTDGSLTFDMLATPEMGVIRSFNTHENNAPYFMYANREGWTELYAQNHPAYGFYQDNGAGGNSYDAGLPKGLYKLSIRYWDQKGWGSIYPSTRKPQGNVLAYQEYWFRIQSRDGVGVGAARAADSEVARGKEQGSDNGQPITDNGVFATVMPNPVSNILRLKVQESKGQVVQAALTDASGREVLRRQFVPETNTHQEEFGVNELADGLYFLRVSTPDKSTHLKVIKVH; encoded by the coding sequence ATGAAAAAGCTATTTATTTTGTTGTGTTTATTACTGGTTGGTATCAATCGTACTGTGCTGGTATTTGGTCAGACTATGTGCGTAAATCTGAGCTTACTAGGCACCAGCGATTTTACGCGAAGTATAGCCATGAGTGGGGCCAATACTGGAGGATTGGCCCCACTCTCAATTTATTCAGGTTCTGCTATTATTGATGCTAGTCCCGCACTGGCGGTTACCCGTTATGTCAGGCCTGGTGGCAACGACAGCAATACAGGTACTTCCTGGGCACAAGCTTATCAAACCCTGCAAAAAGCCATTGAAGTGGCTGTGGCTGGAGATCAAATCTGGCTGGCTTCAGGCACTTATTATCCCACCAAGGACAATGCAGGCAACATCCCTGACAATGGACAGCTCAAAACCTTTTTTATCAACAAAGATATTGCCATTTACGGGGGCTTTAACGGTACAGAATCTTCGCTTTCCCAGCGAAACTGGCGAACCAATATCGCAATCCTGAGCGGCGATGTGGGCACCGTCGGCGATGATGCTGACAATGCGTACCACGTAGTGTATATACAGGGCGTTTCGGCGGCCATGCGTTTGGATGGGGTAGCCGTTACCAAAGGAAACGCCAATGGCGGCGATGCCAATGATTTCAGCAATCCTGCTGTAAGCGGCATCGGTGGTGGTGTTTTCGTATATGCCACAGGTGGCATCACTTCGGCACCGACCATAAACAACTGCAGGCTTTACGACAACCAGGCCTCTGGAGGGGGGGGAGCAGGCGCAGCCAGTAAGGTGAGTGGCTCCAGTACGCCTACTTTCACCAATTGTTTGTTTGAAAACAATATTGCATCCCGCCACGGCGGGGCAGTGTTGAGCATGGCGGATGGCGATTTCAGTGGTACTCCATTCTCCACTCCCGTATTTGAACACTGCACTTTTTACAACAACAACGCATCGCTATCTAAAAAAGTGGGGTATTCCAATGCGCTTCAAGGTGGAGGCTCTACGGCTAGTTTTATTAAATGTATTCTTTGGGGAGACCCCACTGGTGACTGTCTGGGCACAGCCAGTTTTTCGGCTATCCGTTTAGAAAACAGCTTGTCTAAAGGTGGTTGCACCTTTGGCCTTACCTGCGTCGGAACCGTTCTCAACACGGATCCGCTTTTTGTAAATGCTGCAGGTGGGGATTTGCGCTTAGCAGTCAACTCGCCCGCAATAGATGGACCTGGCGGCGAGTATTTTACCAGCGCACCCGCCGAAAAAGATTACAACAACAACAACAGGCCGATTGGTTGCTACGATTACGGTGCCTTTGAAACAGCTACCTCAACGGCTACTGTTGTCACCTGCTATCAGGATATGGATGGTGACGGCTATGGAATTGCTGGTGTTACCAAACAATTCTGTACGAGTTGCGGCGAAGGCTGGGCTGACAATGCCCTAGATTGCGACGATAACCAAAACGCTGATCTGCCTTATTCACTCAATCAAAGTGGCACCTTTAGCCCGGTGGCAGGAACGGGTACCTCTGTAACGCTTGGCGATGATGCGGTGAGCAGTACTTTACCCATCGGTTTTACGTTTAGCTTCTTTGGGAACAGCTATACCGATTTTGCGATTAGTTCAAATGGCTTTATAACCTTTTCACCTTTTTCCTCTGGCTGCTGCTCCGGACAGAGTATTCCCAATACGTCTTCTCCCAATAATCTGATTGCTTTAGCCTGGGATGATTTAGATCCTTCTGCGGGTGGTAGCATCAACTACTTCACCACAGGCTCGGCACCCAACCGAAAGTTAATCGTCAATTATGTGGGCATTCCCATTGCTGGGAGTAGCTCCCCTAACGTCACCAGCCAGATCATCCTTTATGAAACTTCCAATTTAATTGAAATTCATTCTACCAATATCAATGGGGTTGACCCCGCTACCATGGGGATTGAAAATGCCAGCGGCACCATTGCCCTCGCAGTGCCGGGTAGAAATAGAGCTGCCTGGAGTGCAACCAACGACTATGTGGCTTTCGTTCCTGTCACAACAGGTCAGTTCATCACTACCTTTTATCGCGATATGGATGGCGATGGTTTTGGCAACCCCTCAATCACCCAAACTGCCTGTACTCAACCCAGCGGCTACGTCACCAACAACACTGATTGTAATGACAATAATGCTTTGGAGAAACCTGGTCAGGTATGGTATAAAGATACCGACAATGACAATTATGCTGAAACAGGTGCAGCTACCATTACGCAATGTCTACGTCCGCTAGGCTATAAAGTATCCACTGAATTATTGGCTACCTCGGGCGACTGCAACGACAACAATTCTGCAATCAGACCCGGCACTACCGAAATCTGCGACGGTATCGACAACAACTGTAATGGTTCTACTGACGAGGGCTGTAATCCCGATTATACCATCACTACAACTGGTGGTGGCATTATCATTACCGATGCAGTAGGCAATGGCGAAACGCTCAATGTCTCTCAAAATAGCACCAATATTCGTTTTGATGTGACTGGACGTACCTATTCCCTGAATGGGGGAACTACGCTCAGTTTTCCTGCCGATGTAGCCCTCGCTGGAGCAAGCTCCATTACGGTCAATAACGCAGCAGGGAATGACATCATCAACGTCGGTACATTTACGGCGAATCTGCCTTCGTTGACCATCAACGGCGGCACGGGCGATGACGAAGTGATCTTCAACGGAGACATCACCTTTGCGGCGAACGCGAACCTCGATTTGGACTTACAAAACGACGATTTGAATCCTGGGGTTGATGCGGTGAGGGTCGCCTTGAATGCGAATGTAAAACTGACGGGTACGGGAACGGCCACGGTCAAAGTGAGCAAAAACGTGCAAATTTTTACGGGTGGAAGTTTAGAAACGGTCGATGGGAATTTATTGGTAGAAGCCAATCAACAATCCACGGCCACGTCGGGTACTTTTTATGGTGTATTGATTTCTGGAACTGGTAGTTTACTTCAATCGACGGGTAATGGTTCTGTTACAGTGAAGGGCACAGGGGGAAATAACCCTGGAGGTGATCAGCTTGGAGTTTTTGTAACTGGTGGTGGTCAAATCCACGGCAATACGGTAAATGTAGTAGGCAAAGGTGGAGCCTCAGGAGGAGAGTTTTGTAGTGGGGTGATTATTTCGGGCACAAGTTCGATTACTTCCTCGGGAGGAAATGTGAGTGTTACAGGAACGGGAGGGAGTGGAGCTAATAGCTATGGAATTGATATAACGGGCTTGGGTTTGATTAGCACAGCTACTAACGGCGGTAACCTGAGCCTCATTGCTAACAGCATGAATATTCAGGCTTCTTTAAGTACCAATTCGGTTTCTACGCTCTGGCTTCGCCCCTTTACTGCGGGTATGCAAATTAACCTCGGTTCCTCTACTGACCCTACGAGTGGTCCATTAAGTTTGTCCGATGCGGAGCTCGATCGAATGACGACGGGAACGCTCATCATTGGGGATGCTACTGCGGGGGCCATCAGTTTCTCGTCAGGAGGGGTTACTCGTCCTGCATCTACGAACGTACAACTGATTAGTGGGGGCGATATAAACGTGAGCTTTGGTGGTTTCAATACAGGAGGAGGCACGTTGCTGTTAGACCCAGGCAGCTCACCTGCGGCCATCAAACCGACCTTCAACGGAACGGATGTAACGGCGAGTACGCTGACGTTAGGGGGCGATTTAAACATTTCCATCAACGGTACGGGCAGTGCCTACAGCCAACTCAAAGTAGTAGGTGGGGTAAATTTGTCGGGTTCCAACTTGGTGTTGAGCGGAACGCCTACGCTGGTAGGAGGGGAGACGTTTGTCATCGTGGACAATGATGGTACAGACGCCATCAGTAGTACCTTCAGCAATTTTAGTCAAGGCGCAACGCTGTCAAACTTTTTAAATTCAGGGTTGAATGCGAGGATTAGTTACACGGGAGGGACTAATAACAATGACGTAGTGATAACGGTGGATTGCGTCAGTCCCGCCACGCCGATAGTAGGTACAATAACGCAACCGACGTGTGCATTGGCCACGGGGAGCGTAGCGTTGAGTGGTTTGCCATCGAGTGGGACATGGACATTGACGCGTAACCCTGGGTCGATAACTAGCACAGGCAGTGGCTCGGCGACGACGGTTTCAGGCCTGGCCTCAGGCACGTACACCTTCACGGTGACCAATGATGCGGGCTGCGTATCGTTGGCGAGTGGGAACGTGGAGATTAATTCTCAGCCATCAACGCCAAGTGCGCCCGTGGTAGGTACAATAACGCAACCGACGTGTTCGACACCGACGGGAAGTGTGGTCTTGAGCGGTTTGCCATCGAGTGGTCAGTGGACGCTAACGCGTAACCCTGGGTCGGCGACTAGCACAGGTACGGGCGCAACGACGACGGTTTCAGGCTTGGCCTCAGGCACGTACACCTTCACGGTGACAAATGATGCGGGCTGCGTATCGTTGGTGAGTGGGAATGTGGAGATTAATTCTCAGCCATCAACGCCAAGTGCGCCCGTGGTAGGTACAATAACGCAACCGACGTGTACGACGCCGACGGGAAGTGTGGTCTTGAGCGGTTTACCATCGAGTGGGACATGGACATTGACGCGTAACCCTGGGTCGGTCACTAGCACAGGCAGTGGCTCGGCGACGACGGTGTCGGGCTTAGCTTCAGGAATATATACCTTTACGGTGACCAATGATGCAGGTTGTACATCGTTAGCAAGTGGGAACGTGGAGATTAATTCTCAGCCATCAACGCCAAATGCGCCCGTGGTAGGTACAATAACGCAACCGACCTGTGCATTGGCCACGGGGAGCGTAGCGCTGAGTGGTTTACCATCGAGTGGTCAGTGGACGCTAACGCGTAACCCTGGGTCTGTCACTAGTACAGGTACGGGCGCAACGACGACGGTTTCAGGCTTAGCTTCAGGAATATACACCTTTACGGTGACCAATGATGCGGGCTGCGTATCGTTGGCGAGTGGGAACGTGGAGATTAATTCTCAGCCATCAACGCCAAGTGCGCCCGTGGTAGGTACAATAACGCAACCTACGTGTTCGACACCGACGGGAAGTGTGGTCTTGAGCGGTTTACCATCGAGTGGTCAATGGACATTGACGCGTAACCCTGGGTCGGTCACTAGCGCAGGCAGTGGCTCGGTGACAACGGTGTCGGGCTTGTCCTCAGGTACGTACACCTTCACGGTGACCAATGATGCAGGTTGTACATCGGTAGCAAGTGGGAACGTGGAGATTAATTCTCAGCCATTAACGCCAAGTGCGCCCGTGGCAGGTACAATAACGCAACCGACGTGTGCATTGGCTACGGGGAGCGTAGCGTTGAGTGGTTTGCCATCGAGTGGGCAATGGACATTGACGCGTAACCCTGGGTCGGTCACTAGTACAGGCAGTGGCTCGGCGACGACGGTGTCGGGCTTGGTCTTAGGTACGTACACGTTTACGGTGACCAATGATGCGGGCTGCGTATCGTTGGCGAGTGGGAATGTGGAGATTAATTCTCAGCCATTAACGCCAAGTGCGCCCGTGGCAGGTACAATAACGCAACCGACGTGTGCATTGGCTACGGGGAGCGTAGCGTTGAGTGGTTTGCCATCGAGTGGGCAATGGACATTGACGCGTAACCCTGGGTCGGTCACTAGTACAGGCAGTGGCTCGGCGACGACGGTGTCGGGCTTGTCCTCAGGCACGTACACCTTCACGGTGACGAATGATGCAGGTTGTACATCGGTAGCAAGTGGGAACGTGGAGATTAATTCTCAGCCATCAACGCCAAGTGCGCCCGTGACAGGTACAATAACGCAGCCGACTTGCGCATTGGCCACGGGGAGCGTAGCGTTGAGTGGTTTGCCATCGAGTGGGACATGGACATTGACGCGTAACCCTGGTTCTGTCACTAGTACAGGTACGGGCGCAACGACGACGGTTTCAGGCTTGTCCTCAGGAATATATACCTTTACGGTGACCAATGATGCGGGCTGCGTATCGTTGGCGAGTGGGGATGTGGATATTATTGCGCCACCTAGCAATGTAAGCATCACAACGGCAGCAAGCTCACCTATTTGTGCAGGAGCGACTTCCTTCACAATCCCTTACACGGGTACGACGGGCAGCCCGATAAGCTATTCGATTACGGGAACAGGCATCACTTCAGTAACTAATGGTTTGCTCACATCAACGCCAATTGTAGTGAATTTGAGTGGCCCAGCAACGGGCAATTTGATTACTTACACCCTGACGGTGAGCAATGCGGGGGGCTGTGTTTCGCCAAATGTTACAGGAAGTGTAGCAGTGGTAGGCCCGCCAACGATTTCGTTGACTACGCTTCAACAAACGCTAAACGAAGGCAATTCTCAAGTTTTGTGCGACACGGATGCGAATCCAGTTAACGGTTTGCAGTTTACGGTTTCGGGTTCGTGTGTGGTGGGTTCGCCCGTTTGGCGAGTTCAAGTAGGGAATGGCGCATGGAGCAACTGGTCGGCGACAGCCCCAGTTTCCCAACCATCCAATAACCAACTCCACCGCTACCAAGCGGCCTGTGATGCTAATTGCGCTTCGACCTACTCGGGCGTGATAGAATTGACGATTAATAACCGCGCCTCCGTTCCTCAAAATGTGTCTTTAATGGTAGATGGAGTAACAGTTGCCGTAGGGGAGACGAAGGAAGTGTGCAGTTTGGTGAACATGCCTCTTACATTTAATGCCAATTGTTCAACTGGAGAAGTGGTTCTTTACTCGGTTGACGGTGGTGAATACAGCGCGGGCGTACCAGTTGGTTTGGTGGACAATCAATTCCACAACTACCGCGTACGTTGCCGCAAATCGGACGGAACGCCATCTTGTGTGGAATCGGAATCAGGGGTAATGCGCTTAAAATTGGTGACCATTCCTTCTGCACCGACGGTATCTTTGTCATCAACAGCGAGTTGTGATGCAACAGCAAGTTTCAGTGGACAGTCAACTTGTGGAAGCTTGCGGACAGTTTGGTACAATGCCACCACGAATGTGGCTTTGCCAAGCCTTCCCGCCACCGTTCCCAGCCAAACGACTTCATACTACGCTCGTTGCCAGACGGAAAATGGTTGCGTGAGTGAGAAAAGTAATGTCGTAACGTTTACTTTGACACCAACGCAAGTAGCGCCCGTGATTACGGCAAGTCAAGAGATCGTTTGCACAGGTACAACGGTCACGGTTTCGGCCAATTGCCCCGCAGGAAGTCAGACGTTTTGGAATACGGGTGTCACTGCGCCAAGTTTTGAGGTAGCTTTTAACAACGTGACCAAGCAAACGTACTGGGCGAAGTGTCTTTTTGAAGGTGGTTGTCAGAGTGTGGAAAGTATGAAAAAGGACATTTATTGGAACGCTTTTGTGGTGACGTTGATTAACATCGGCGAATCAAAATCGGCAGTGAAACCCGCCAACGATAAGTCGTTGTGGACAAGCCAATTCATCACCCGCGACGGTGGCCCCGAATTGGAGCAGAGTACGCAGGTAAATCCAACCTTATACTACGTTGAGAATGCCAACAAAATGGCTCCTCGTTACTGGACAATCAACGTAGAAGCTTGCGGATTAAGCACTGACGGCTCATTGACATTCGACATGTTGGCGACGCCAGAAATGGGGGTAATTCGTTCATTCAACACGCACGAGAACAATGCACCATACTTCATGTACGCCAACCGCGAGGGCTGGACGGAGTTGTACGCTCAAAATCACCCTGCTTATGGCTTCTACCAAGACAACGGTGCAGGTGGCAATTCGTACGATGCAGGTTTACCCAAAGGGTTGTACAAATTGAGCATTCGTTATTGGGACCAAAAAGGCTGGGGCAGCATTTATCCATCCACCCGCAAGCCTCAAGGCAACGTGTTGGCCTACCAAGAATACTGGTTCCGTATCCAGTCAAGAGATGGGGTAGGCGTAGGCGCAGCACGTGCAGCGGATAGTGAAGTGGCAAGAGGCAAAGAGCAAGGGTCGGATAACGGACAACCGATAACTGATAACGGCGTCTTTGCCACAGTCATGCCCAACCCAGTCAGCAACATCCTGCGCTTGAAAGTGCAAGAGAGCAAGGGGCAAGTGGTGCAAGCGGCATTAACTGATGCTTC